A stretch of Metabacillus sp. FJAT-52054 DNA encodes these proteins:
- a CDS encoding MarR family transcriptional regulator: MLNPKEMEWLERVQEKTILFKRKVSLLVKENLEPLGITPFQLQILWLIGKDGEMGTTQLAEKLKVKPSAVTMGTNQLHKRGWLNRIHLESDRRQIRITLTAEGERLLMKAKGTHNELASELFSCFDEKELADFFCLVDKLEQNTFVK; the protein is encoded by the coding sequence ATGTTGAATCCGAAAGAAATGGAATGGCTGGAGCGGGTTCAGGAGAAGACCATTTTATTCAAAAGAAAGGTTTCATTGCTGGTAAAGGAGAATCTTGAGCCGCTTGGGATTACTCCATTCCAGCTGCAAATCTTATGGCTGATTGGAAAAGATGGAGAAATGGGAACAACTCAGCTTGCAGAAAAATTAAAAGTGAAGCCAAGTGCTGTCACGATGGGAACGAATCAGCTCCATAAAAGAGGCTGGCTGAACAGAATCCATCTGGAATCCGATCGAAGACAAATCCGCATAACCCTTACGGCTGAGGGGGAACGGCTTTTGATGAAAGCAAAAGGCACGCACAATGAACTGGCGTCTGAACTTTTTTCTTGTTTTGATGAGAAGGAGCTTGCAGATTTTTTCTGTTTAGTTGATAAGCTTGAGCAGAATACTTTCGTGAAATAG